From Erigeron canadensis isolate Cc75 chromosome 8, C_canadensis_v1, whole genome shotgun sequence, one genomic window encodes:
- the LOC122610308 gene encoding uncharacterized protein LOC122610308 translates to MGNIQFCLDFPAAHAIFQPYRVSDHNPCVLKLDNVQRERPKAFNFANFLMHKEEFLNIPSYKQGNIHNRVAALREDLDRTQKAIDSDPGNEGLRKQEADILMNFKAAVLDEEQFLKQKVKIDWLEVGDSNTKYFHNSMKAKHHRSRIDKITDVHGIDHEGGEVPKALVAHYESFLGMPGLTTEFNSVGVFVNTLDSTKANMMIQAVTDDEIKSALFLSMTTKLWVRTVYKCINKIITNRIKGGLDDIIDINQSAFVSGRRISDNILLTQGLMHNYHREIGHPRCAFKVDIQKGYDTVDWKFLRAILIGFGFHTIMVDSIMTCVTSASFSLSINGNIYGFFKGERGLRQGDPMSPYLFTLVMEVLSLILKKAIRETGSFKFHNQCKKDQIINICFVDDLFLFARGDLASVKVLMEGLGVFTKASGLNQGLSKSTTFFCNIPDHVKHAVIGIMPFTEGQLPIRYLGVPLISSRLLHKDCKVLVERMEARISDWKNKSLSFARRLQLINSVLSSLHIYWASVFILPASIINDLEKKMRSFLWCQGPMSKGKAKVSWKDCCLPKNEGGLGSEWGWRKMLLMRDAICPHIKYYMGNGHSTSAWYDSWLPIGPLCKYISPREVTSARFSLEAKVSDLINNGSWLWPSAWSDLFPVLIGMNGPILNRDEEDTIFWIDKDGNEVSYSASSTWDSLRWSQQWVDWFDMIWNLVHPLAMIQHVSCSWENILQAILADNSKLARVVIGKLLVAATIETGDLEDQEEDARTEHFGSMEYTEDHVKVVEYMLLSMLVLLDICIRHVVCIN, encoded by the exons GACTTTCCTGCTGCACATGCTATTTTTCAGCCTTATAGAGTTTCGGATCATAACCCATGCGTATTAAAACTCGATAATGTACAAAGAGAACGTCCAAAAGCGTTTAACTTCGCGAATTTTCTTATGCATAAAGAGGAGTTTCTGAACATA CCTTCTTACAAGCAGGGAAATATTCATAATCGAGTTGCAGCTCTTCGTGAAGACCTTGACCGTACTCAAAAAGCAATTGACTCTGATCCTGGAAATGAGGGACTTCGTAAACAGGAAGCAGATATTCTAATGAACTTTAAAGCTGCTGTGCTTGATGAAGAACAATTTTTAAAGCAAAAAGTGAAGATTGATTGGCTTGAGGTTGGTGATTCAAATACTAAATATTTCCATAACTCCATGAAAGCAAAACATCATCGAAGTAGAATTGACAAGATTACTGATGTTCATGGGATCGATCATGAGGGGGGTGAAGTCCCAAAGGCCTTAGTTGCTCATTATGAATCGTTTCTTGGAATGCCAGGGCTAACGACAGAGTTTAATAGTGTAGGGGTCTTTGTTAATACTCTCGATAGTACCAAAGCTAATATGATGATCCAAGCCGTTACTGATGATGAAATTAAATCAGCTCTTTTTCTATCGATGACAACAAAGCTCTGGGTCCGGACGG TGTATAAATGcattaacaaaattatcacGAATAGAATCAAGGGTGGGCTGGATGATATCATTGACATCAATCAGTCAGCCTTTGTTTCTGGAAGACGTATTTCAGACAACATTCTTTTGACTCAAGGATTAATGCACAACTATCATAGGGAGATTGGTCATCCTCGATGTGCGTTTAAGGTTGATATACAAAAGGGGTATGACACAGTTGATTGGAAGTTCTTACGAGCGATCCTGATAGGATTTGGGTTCCATACCATTATGGTCGATTCGATCATGACATGTGTAACGAGTGCTTCATTCTCTCTTAGCATTAATGGTAATATTTATGGTTTCTTCAAAGGCGAGAGGGGGCTGAGACAAGGAGACCCGATGTCTCCTTATCTTTTTACACTAGTCATGGAGGTTCTTTCATTGATTCTGAAGAAGGCTATTCGAGAAACAGGATCGTTTAAGTTTCATAACCAATGTAAAAAAGATCaaattattaacatttgttttgtaGATGATCTCTTCCTATTTGCTCGTGGTGATTTGGCTTCGGTCAAAGTGCTCATGGAGGGTCTTGGTGTGTTTACCAAGGCATCTGGTTTGAATCAGGGTCTCTCAAAAAGCACGACGTTCTTTTGTAATATCCCTGATCATGTAAAACATGCCGTGATTGGTATTATGCCGTTTACTGAGGGACAACTTCCAATTCGTTACCTTGGAGTCCCACTTATCTCGTCTAGGCTTCTACATAAGGATTGTAAAGTCCTTGTTGAAAGAATGGAGGCCAGGATTAGCGATTGGAAAAACAAGTCATTGTCGTTTGCCAGAAGGTTACAACTCATTAACTCTGTTCTTTCATCTTTACATATTTATTGGGCATCGGTGTTTATTCTTCCTGCTAGTATTATTAATGACTTGGAAAAGAAGATGCGAAGCTTCCTTTGGTGTCAAGGGCCGATGTCTAAAGGTAAAGCAAAAGTGTCGTGGAAAGATTGTTGTTTGCCTAAAAATGAAGGTGGTCTTG GGAGTGAATGGGGTTGGAGGAAAATGCTACTCATGCGTGATGCTATCTGTCCTCATATCAAATACTACATGGGAAATGGACACTCGACATCTGCTTGGTACGATTCTTGGTTACCGATAGGTCCACTATGCAAATATATATCGCCAAGAGAAGTTACTTCAGCTAGATTCAGCCTAGAAGCAAAAGTGAGCGATCTGATCAATAATGGTAGCTGGCTATGGCCATCAGCTTGGTCCGATCTATTTCCAGTCTTAATTGGAATGAATGGTCCTATTCTAAATCGTGATGAGGAAGATACTATTTTTTGGATTGACAAGGATGGAAATGAGGTTTCGTATTCAGCTAGTAGTACATGGGACTCCTTGCGTTGGAGCCAACAATGGGTTGATTGGTTTGATATG ATTTGGAACTTGGTACACCCTCTTGCTATGATTCAGCATGTTTCGTGCAGTTGGGAGAATATTTTGCAAGCTATTCTTGCTGATAATTCGAAATTAGCAAGAGTGGTTATTGGGAAATTACTTGTAGCTGCTACG ATTGAAACTGGTGACCTTGAAGATCAAGAGGAAGACGCGAGGACGGAGCATTTTGGAAGCATGGAATATACCGAAGAT CATGTTAAAGTAGTTGAGTACATGCTTTTAAGCATGTTAGTTTTGCTTGATATATGCATACGGCATGTCGTATGTATAAACTAA